The sequence GGATCAAATTTGCACATGGTGTTTAAGTACTTCACAATGTTAGAGCCACCAATAACATACAACAAACCATCCAAGAACACTGTGCCGTGATATACTCGAACTTGCTCTTCTCTACTGGAGATGCACATCCAGCTGTCCAGCCTCGAGTCGTACGTTTCCACTATGTTCTTAGAAGATTCCGCGCTGAAGCCGATGGCAAACAAGATGGAATACGGGAGCCGTGGACGGGTAAACAGATGTGAGTGTCTGGTGTTGGAGATGTACATGGCCTTCATGGCGTTGGCgatgatgggttgacactcacacacactgctgaccaccgggtttttctttatattttccaGGAAGTATTCCTGAGTCACCAGAGCCAGCCGCACCTGACCTCAcagcacagacaacacaatatgAAAGGTCAGAACTTTTGGTTAGAAAGTGAAGCAAAAATGTGGAAGGTTGTAGGATAATATGGAAATGGATATCTGACTGATTTCTACAGGAGACTGTGAGATAATTGTTGTACATTTAAGATCGtattatataacaaaaaagACTTATTATTAAACAAGAAGTTCTCAGAATAATGAGTTTTTTCCTGCCCATTAGCATGTATTGTTTATTACCATCATTAcctaattaaattaattcagaGCTATCACTGGAACCCTAACTTAATCTACTGTCTGGTTTCTGTCCCAATCAAACTCATAAGGTAGGAACAATCATGAGGGTCTTGACACTCACCTTCGGAAGCAGGTTGACTATGTGCTGCGTTCGGACACTGGGATCATACCTGATCCACAGGATTACAGCTTGGAAGGCTGTTTTCTCCTCCTTGATGTTCAGCTCATCCTTCTCCAGGATGTCACTGAGCTGCTCCACGGTCAGCTCTAGGAATTTTCCAGACTGTGAAAAAACAACGTCCTCGAAGTGATGCAACGTGTACATGTAGGCCTGATCCCGTAGCTCGTAGCACGAGTGAGTGTCAGCGTACTGCCAAATCCTTAAGCAGTTATGCGGGTTTAAATGTTCCTGTATGAATTCACAGCAGCTCATTACAAGGTCTTGGATAAGCAGGTAATTGGCCGTGGCCAAGAGGGTCGCCACTTCATCAGTGGTGACTTGAATGTCCTGCGTGTACATGTAGTGGATTATAAGATCCATGATTTCTGGAGACACACCATTGATGTTGTACACTCTCTGATCCAGATTGCTCCACCTTGTGAATAGAGCTCTGCagatcaggaagagaagaacaTGTATTAGGAAAAATATCTCCACACAATAGACTGGAGTCCTGATGATGTGGAAGCTACAGTCAGGAATAGAGAGTTTAAACGGAGGGCGTTCCTCTAACCTGTCAATCAGAGCGACGCTAGCCAATCAAACGTGTAGCTCATGTAACATGTAGACAAGTccagtaataaatacattttaattgacaCTATAATGAATCATTCAGCATATctagaatattaaaaataaataaatctatcacTATATAAATATTCTTCCATGAAGATAAGATGAAGACGGTGTAGACAAAGAAAACTAAACTCGAGCTAAATATCAgcgaaaaaaacaaacacttcacAGTTTATTTACAGCCCAGTTGTCACCTCATGTGttttacacagtacacacactggaCATGCGCTCCTTAACATTCTGACACTTGTTTTATTACAATATCGTGTAACAGGGTAGATTTCAGTCAGATGGCTGTGAGGAAACGTCGGCGTTAAGAAATCATCATTAAATCAGACTCGCGGAGTTGTGACTATGGATCTGTTCATTTAATACTAATGTAAATACCATTTCATCTTCGGTATAGTTTTTGCTCattatgaaacattttaagatgaaaagttgtgtttgtttttttttacctgaaatgCAGACTGTACGCCGAGAGGATGTTCTTGTGGACCTTGAAGTCCACCTCGTCCACTCTGAGCACCGCGTCACACAGCGACCCGTCCAATCGCATCTCGTTCAGTAAACCGCACAGCTTCCTGTCtttactcatctctctctccatactcGTAAACAAGTCGTGTAATTCCTACTTTTCCGTGTTATAGGGCGTGATAAGAGCGCTGATAGTGAGTTTGTACAGAAGCGTCTTTTAAATCGCAGTTTTCTGGAACAGCGCCGAATTTGAGGCGCCGCGTCATAGTGACGCCATGACGTCATTAATCTGTGGCCTCAAACCATATCACGTCTTTCCTGCCACTAATAAACTAtagttttaatttaatgatcaattaattaattataaatgtgtagtcagaaatgagaaaaaaaataaaacaaaccaaagaaAAGTAATGAATTTTTCAGTCACTTCAGTCTCATACACGGGTCTAgttttaaagaaacacaaaatgttttaacTAATAGCAatgtacaatattacacaaaacCTTTTCAGCATCACTCACATAAAATGTGTCATAATatgtaactttatttaaatgcaaagtttataaatataaacgATAAGCTccaaaacattaattaaaataattaattaaaaattaaaaataaaaatctttccTGAATAGTTCAGACTTCAACCTCACTGGAATGCTGTGCCGTGAATTAAAGCCATGTTGTAAAGAAGACTGGACAATAGTTTCCCAAAATGATGTAAGAGATTGATGAACTCCTGCAGAAAACATTTACTTCATATTAGTGTTGATTTAAAGGTGTTTGTAACTGGTACTGAATTATCAGATGCACTTTATTCCCTCCTGGTATAAGAATGCTGGTTCATTTTCAGTGACAAAATGACTACATATTTAAATCTCTGGTGTTCTCCCCTGAGTTTGTTTATAGAGGTTGTTGATGATCAAACAATTGTTCCTTACTTAATtcctgataaataaaaagactttGTGGACTTTTGTCTTTCCTGATGACTGCCTATCACAACAAGAAAACGGATATTTTTATCTTCAGAGTTGCATATACTAATCAATTAATACACTCACTAATGGCTTCTGTCGAGATGTCAGCTATAGTCAGGTGACAGTGCAGAAGCAGGAAATTTTGCTAAAATCATAAGGATAACGTTTATTCTGGAGTAAAGAATATAGGAAACTTTATAGGAAAATGTATCACTGTCTATTCTTATGAACATACGGAGATACTGTATACAGCTGAAcataagcataaataaataaaatgtggatcagattttattgttttcaattcaattcaattcaagtttatttgtatagtgctttttacaattgacattgtctcaaagcagctttacagaacataaacatagaacgaAGGGTTATTATAAGACTAATATAAAgcttaatagaatacaaaattcaagattaatattagatagatttagttcacaatgtgtatgtatatatccctaatgagcaagtctgaggtgactcaggcagcagtggcaaggaaaaactcccttagatggtaaggaagaaaccttgagaggaaccaggctcaaggggaacccatcctcatatgggtgacactagagggtgtgattataaatatacagtctaacaaatgttgtatagatgcaaaatatcacatggagttcacatctttttataGCAGAATCTGtagtgtagctggtagatctctggatgcctcagggtttgctgggtcggcctcatctcactggtccaaaatcttcatcgcacggacgACGTTCAGGGCTGGAATAaattctggatgcctcaggatgggtagaagagagaagcaattgagagggattaacatatctgctgttcacaaaatttgcaattctgatacaatagtgcacagtattatgggatgtattatgtgtacgcctgactaaagaggtgagtttttaatctacatttaaactgggaaagtgtgtctgagccccgaacactatcaggaagactattccaaagtttgggagctaaataagaaaacgctctaccacctttagtggactttgatattctgggaactaccagaagtcctgagttttgtgatctcagagagcgtgaaggattgtaacgtgttagaagactagttagatacatgggagctaaaccattaagagccttgtacataagtagcagcagtttgtattCAAAAAACACATAGTGATAGAAGCAAAAGTTTCATGTCATTATCTCTACACAAGGTGGAATATCAGTGCAGCTGCTTCTGAATTGGGGACGTCGCTACTCAAGAGGATTAAATTCCCTCTTATTTGTCAGAATTACAGATTAATTCAAAATGAATTTCTAAATGTAACTTGTTTCTACAATATTAACATAtcagcagtggtgtagtctagttttttgtagtgagtatactgtgatttttttccctaccatcctagagcgacaccccataggcaccaccacactcactaatgcataaaataagcATCTACATGTCATTTAgaacattattaaagactgcttatgtgttatcaacattccaatttattataagcaacaattATAAGCTGGAATTGCTCACCAGTTCAGCACTGAACAGGGTAAGGATCTGTCTTGTCATACAGTGTCTCGACGTTTAAGAGCATTTGGACTGAAAGCCCACTCTGCAGTGATCAAACCTCTCATTAGCAGAAAGAATCAAAAGGCTAGACTAAGATTTGCTGAGGAACATGTTGTGTGGACAGAGGAGAACTGGTCCAAAGTTCACTTCAGTGATGAAAGCAAGTTTCATTTATTTGGGTCCGATGGGAAACATTATGTTCGGCGACAAACTGGAGAAAGACTGAACCCAAAGTGTGTAAAGAAGCCAGTGAAAAGTGGAGGAGGAAGTGTCATTTTTTGGGGCATGTTTTCTGCAGCAGGAGTTGGGCCTCTTATACAGCTACATGGCAGAGTGAATGCAAATGTTTATCAGAACCTTCTTCAACAACATATGGTTCCTTCCCTGCGTTCATCACCCAATCAGCCCGCAGTGCAGGACAACACTCCATGTCATACAGCAAAATGGGTAAAGCAGTTCCTTGAAATTGAAAACATTGAAATAATGACATGGCCTGCCCAGAGTCCTGATCTCAACCCAATGGAGAACCTCCGGAAAATCCTTGGCAACAAAGTTATGGCCAAGaaacacactacagtcaccGAACTGTGGAGGAGACTGGAAGAAGAGTGGACCAAAATCACACCAGAGCAGTGTGAGAGACTAGTGCTCTCCTGTGGCCGCAGATGTGCTGAAGTCATTCAGAGCAGAGGCCTGTACACTTACTGATTTCTAATTGCTGACTGTTGTAACCTTCAGAAAATTTTGTTGTAATCTTTTTCCATGCTATAGTCATTGttgttctctaattttgatcagtgtgttttctgCAAAATAAGGGTTTTTGTTGAAATGCCTTAGTTATTTAGTGGAAAAGGTGTTCTGGTAGCATggtatacagtggtgtagtctagttttttgtagttaGTAtactgtgaattttttttttcccctcccatCCTCATatgcacccatcctagagcgacaccccataggcaccaccacactcactaatgcataaaatatgcatctatgtgtaatttagagcattattaaagactgcttatgtgttatcaacattccaatttattataagcaacaaaagacagtcagctgataaaacctgtgctccaggtcccatattcatataacatttaaggctaaatgtaaaggtatagttcacccaaaaatgaaaattgtgttatttcctcaccctcaatttgttccaaaactatgagtttctttcttctgtttaacacaaaagatgatatttagaaaaataacacaattttaattttttggttaactatacctttaagagctacatttagcattaaattttatatgaatatgggacctggagcacaggttttatcagctgtcaattttcaatgtacatttaagagtgaacaataaacatttgttcagttttatcaccaacactctttcattgcagaatattttgaactgaatgaactggtagtttacaaagctttccaaatacatttgtactcgggctgtatgtgaaatgtcacccgaagctgctgtagctttatgcgcaggcttccgaactacaaagagtgtagtttgagtctgctttcatttcatatcttcttttacattagttagttaatttcaaatttgcaccAAAAAAacgccaagcaactgattttcctccttggtggGTGACGTCAGATCAATCACTGCTGATTGGCCAAGGCCCGGGTTAACAACAACTGCCAGCAGCACTGTTGACCTAGACGGTGCAggtggaaattgggctactgttgttcgaggaagaagaggaggaagaaaggaGAGAGCAAAGTGGAAAGGTGGGAGTATAGGACTGAGAATAGGAACGGAGATAGATACAATGACAGAGAAACTGGTGGACATGATGGAGAAATTAAAGGAGGATATACTGTGTGCGCAGGAGATCAGGTGGAAGGGGAGCAAAGTATGTAGTATTGGAAGGggatacaaactgttttattattgtgtAGCTAGAAAGAGAAATGGGCCAGGAATAATCCTGATGCAGGAGTTTATCcattacagcattttttattgttgtatttgttgtttttttaaggttGATCCATGTAGAAAGTGTGAGCAAAACATATCACACTGTAAAGTAAAACTACCTCAGGTACCGAAAATAATTATCCATGTGTTTGGATTTATTTCTACTCTCAGCTTCAGTGTAGTCTCTGATACATAAAGaattgtattaaacattaatgtctTTCACTTTAGCTGGTTTCTGACTAAAGATGAGTGTTGTGGGACACAGGAGACaggaaacaataaaaatgtagaaaaatctttcttgattattttaatataaatctaatctCAGATTTATTGTTAGAAGCCTTCTTTACATGgttttaatcaaaataattataaaacaataaaagactaACATATGTAGtcaaaaatgattaataaaaaaatattaaagaatttgtgtttcattattattattatcacaaaCCAGGAAGCTCCACACTCATATGGCTGAATATATTATAGATCCAGTACATGAGATTtagtgacaataaaataaagtgagacaatttttttattctgtacactTTGATTCAtatagaaagtaaaaaaacaacaactctatatacatataatacacattttatattaaacagtGTGTCTTAACACCCAGcacattacaatttttttttttttgaaatttttggaaatgcaaaacaaccaaaaacaaaattaaaaatacaattagAACATATCCTGCTTCTATCAATGCActgttatattaatgtatattcattttaaaacatttgataTTCATTGACACACACCTGAGTAgttttaaaggtataaagtaaCATTTCCTTTAATGAACGTTACATACAATTatagaaatagattttttttactttttgtaccTTTCACTCATTACACTTACATGAAACACTTCATACGTAATCTGATTGATTtgttctgtatataaatataaactctaAGCTCCCAAAgatgcattaaataaataaaaacattgttatCCCTGAATATTTATACACAGATTTCCGATAACAGACTATTGTGTTATAAACATAGGTGAATAAGGCAGatgattaaaacaataaaataaatgttttaaataacagATAGTTTAAATCCTTACAATATGTCAATAAATAggcaattaattaataaatccaTTCACAATGCCTGccaattaaataatacaaatgatTCTATGTGAGAAGCAAATATGAAGACAGATGAAGAAAGAGCTAGAGAGCAGAGGTTCTGCCAATGACTTGTGCTTAAATAGTTGATAATAAAAGCTGTGCATCTAGTGAAAAAGATCACGTTTTGTGGTGTAGTCTGTGATGTTGGGAAGCCCAGAAACCACACAGCAGCTGACTGCACTGTGGCAAATGTTCATGTTCTGGACCTTGAACCTGCAGGAAATCAAACTTTTGTggtgtttctgtgtttaattATCATCATAACATCACATTTATCCTGGGGTTGagtttaatacaataaatacacacaaacaagttTCTAGGATAAACTTAACTACATACAGTAACCCTGCTCTTACCACTCATCTTTATACACATCGTAGTACTCGCATCTGTAGGTTGTGCCTTCATCATTGCAGCCACCAATCACATACAAGCAACCGTCCATCAcctggaaaaagaagaaaatgatcaCATGGTGAAGTCAGACAGTACATGGATTATAGTTCATTCACTTCAGGTTTTGGAGTTGGACAACACAATATAAAAAGGTCAGAACTTTTGGTTAGAAAGTGGACAAAAATTTGGACAGTTGTAGGATGATGTGGAAATGGACACGTATTATTTCCTATTTTTCCACACTGTGTGATTTCACTGTACTTTGACATTATTACATGTAAAGCTAAACGAGATCCCAATAAAATTCTAACTGATTTCTACAGCAGACTGTGAGATAATATGATTTTTCAATAAAGATCCTCCAACAATAACTGCATCAGATAAAGTCATAAATCAGCAAAAAAGACTTGTTATAAAACAAGAAGTTTTGGAATAACAAGGTTTTTCTGCCCATCACCACTATGTATTTATAGTTGTCCAGTGAGTTTGCTGCCTTGTTTAGTTTACACAAGTGAGAATTTAACCAATCTTTCCCTTCAGTTTTAACACTATTAAATTGCTCAGATTACGTTGTGTCTAAAAATTTATGAGCAAAGAATCTTctacaacatgttttttttcctgcaacAATATAATTAGCTTAAATTAAGTCAGAGCTATCACTGGAACCCTAACTGTTATTCTACTGTCTGGGTTCAGTTCCATTCAAACTTGTACTGTAGGAATGGTCTGGTTGAGTGTATTGACACTCACATTTGGCATTATGTTCACTATTTGCTGCGTTCGGACGCTCGGATCATGCCTGATCCACAGGAATACAGCTTGGAAGTCTGTTTTCTCCTCCTTGATGTTCAGCTCATCATTCTCCAGGATGTCACTGAGCTATTCCACAGTCAGCTCTAGGAATTTTCCAGACTGTGAAAAAACAACGTCCTCAAATTGATGCAACGTGTACATGTAGGCCTGATCCTGCAGCTCATAGTACGCATTAGCGTCAGCGCACTGCCAAATCCTTACCCAGTCTGGGTTTAGATGATCCTTTAGGAATTCACAGCAGCTCAAGTGCAAGGTCATGGATGAGCAGGTGATTGGCTGCGTGCAAGAGAGTCTCCACTTTATCGGTGGTGACTTGAATGTCCTGCGTGTACATGTATTGGATTATAAGATCCATGATTTCTGGAGATACACCAGTGATGCTGTACACTCTTTGATCCAGATTGCTACATCTTGTGAATAGAGCTCTGCagatcaggaagagaagaacaTATATTAGGACCAAGGTTTTTCCTACAATGAAAATTTGTTGTCCTGCCAAAGCCTTAATTGATGtgtaattgggttttgtgagtgaagcaggcTACTGACGGAGTGCACAGCGCCCCCTCCCCCGTGCGCGC is a genomic window of Tachysurus fulvidraco isolate hzauxx_2018 chromosome 8, HZAU_PFXX_2.0, whole genome shotgun sequence containing:
- the LOC113662156 gene encoding kelch-like protein 10 isoform X2, whose protein sequence is MEREMSKDRKLCGLLNEMRLDGSLCDAVLRVDEVDFKVHKNILSAYSLHFRALFTRWSNLDQRVYNINGVSPEIMDLIIHYMYTQDIQVTTDEVATLLATANYLLIQDLVMSCCEFIQEHLNPHNCLRIWQYADTHSCYELRDQAYMYTLHHFEDVVFSQSGKFLELTVEQLSDILEKDELNIKEEKTAFQAVILWIRYDPSVRTQHIVNLLPKVRLALVTQEYFLENIKKNPVVSSVCECQPIIANAMKAMYISNTRHSHLFTRPRLPYSILFAIGFSAESSKNIVETYDSRLDSWMCISSREEQVRVYHGTVFLDGLLYVIGGSNIVKYLNTMCKFDPLDGTWNEAAPMHSRRGYVSVTMLDGFIYAMGGFDGTMSLNTAERYQPSTNQWSLIPSMLEQRSDASAATLNGKIGGFGGFSRMQSIEAFNPRTNSWRFLSPMLNPRSNFGIEVMDGRLYVIGGCNDEGTTSRCEYYDVYKDEWFHVQNTNISRSAVGCCVVSGLPNITDYITERDGLL
- the LOC113662156 gene encoding kelch-like protein 10 isoform X1, producing the protein MEREMSKDRKLCGLLNEMRLDGSLCDAVLRVDEVDFKVHKNILSAYSLHFRALFTRWSNLDQRVYNINGVSPEIMDLIIHYMYTQDIQVTTDEVATLLATANYLLIQDLVMSCCEFIQEHLNPHNCLRIWQYADTHSCYELRDQAYMYTLHHFEDVVFSQSGKFLELTVEQLSDILEKDELNIKEEKTAFQAVILWIRYDPSVRTQHIVNLLPKVRLALVTQEYFLENIKKNPVVSSVCECQPIIANAMKAMYISNTRHSHLFTRPRLPYSILFAIGFSAESSKNIVETYDSRLDSWMCISSREEQVRVYHGTVFLDGLLYVIGGSNIVKYLNTMCKFDPLDGTWNEAAPMHSRRGYVSVTMLDGFIYAMGGFDGTMSLNTAERYQPSTNQWSLIPSMLEQRSDASAATLNGKIYICGGFNDNKHHFTAECFDPYSNQWTLMKRMLMPRSGLGVIVLNNQLFAIGGFGGFSRMQSIEAFNPRTNSWRFLSPMLNPRSNFGIEVMDGRLYVIGGCNDEGTTSRCEYYDVYKDEWFHVQNTNISRSAVGCCVVSGLPNITDYITERDGLL